AGATTGAGCAGTCTGGAAAAAGCAGAAACCGAGCCTGGCTGAGTAAAAGAGGCAACCCTTACCTGCGCAAACTCCTCTTTCTCTGTGCCTTAACTGCTTCCCGCTACAACTCCCAGTGCCGGGCTCTCTATGAGCGGCTCCTTGGAAGAGGTAAACCCAGGAAAGTAGCTCTCGCTGCTTCAGCCAGTAAACTGTTGAGACAAGCCAATGCCTCTCTGAAAAGAGGTGTACCCTATGATCTCCATTACTTAGGAGAGAAAAGAAATGTTGGTCTTCAAAGGACTTGAAATGAAACACGGAACATCCTGAACCGGTGTCGGTTTTTTCGACACCGCCCTGAACCGGCCTTAATATTAATTAAGGCCGTGCTGAATTTATTTCAGCATCTCTTGTTTCAGGGTCTCCTTGTTATTTCAGGGTCTCTTATTTCAGGGTCTCCTTGTTTCAGGATCCCATAGTTTCAGGGTCTCTTTCAGCATCTCACGTTTTAGTCATACTTAATTGACAAATCTCCAGCTTTTGTCATGCTGAACTTGTTTCAGCATCTCCTTGTTATTTCATCATCTCATGGTTTAATCTAAACACCTGAGATTCCGAAACAAGTTCGGAATGACGGACTTCGCCGTCATCCTGAATTTATTTCAGGATCTCAGTTTTTCGGAATCTCAGCATTTCAGGATTTACTTCAGGGTCTCAGTTTTTTTCAGCATCCCCTTGTTGTTTCAGCATCTCCTTATTTCATCCCCCCTTCTTTCACGATTTTTGAACTTTTTCTCTTTCTGGAAGTCCTTTCTTTTCTTGCTTCCAATACATCGACAGAAAATGGTTCTCGAAATAGGGGTTTTGTGGCCTCTGATTGAGTTTTCATGCGGGTTTCAGGGTATTTTGGCTTCTTTGGGGCTTGTGGTGCGGGTTTGAGGGTATTTTGGGGGTTAAGGAGGGGTGATTTTTCTGTCGATGTCCGGTAACCGGAAAACCCCCGGGGATCGACAGAAAAATGAAAATGGGTTGTAAGTCTCTTGACATGGGTATTAGTTCATGTTTTAATGGTTTCAGATACGCACCTTGACAAGTGAATACCGATTTTAAAAAGCCTTTATTTATAACCCTTTTACGGGTTTGTAGCTTCCCTATAAGGGATTGAAACACTCCTCTTCTGCTTGGTCTATATCTCCAAACGCCAGTTTGTAGCTTCCCTATAAGGGATTGAAACTCCTGTGTAGAGTTTCGTTGCCAATTCCCTTGTTTCCGTTTGTAGCTTCCCTATAAGGGATTGAAACTATGAAAATAAAAGTTGGTAAAAAAGGTGCAAGCAAGTTTGTAGCTTCCCTATAAGGGATTGAAACTGTAGTGCCTCGGTGGGGCTTTCGTATTTTTTGAGCAGTTTGTAGCTTCCCTATAAGGGATTGAAACTAGAAACTGCTCGCTTGAAAACTTTGAACCCTTGCTTGTTTGTAGCTTCCCTATAAGGGATTGAAACAGGAACTGAAGGTTGTGCTTGTAGAAAATCTCCAGAAGTTTGTAGCTTCCCTATAAGGGATTGAAACCTGGAGGGCACAGAGATTACCGAAGAACTTGTGCTCACAAGTTTGTAGCTTCCCTATAAGGGATTGAAACAGGCGTGTTTGTAGAAGCTTGCTCCCGAGCGGGATCTTGTTTGTAGCTTCCCTATAAGGGATTGAAACAACAGTGGCAGGTTCAGTTCCTGCTTGTTTCGCCGATGTTTGTAGCTTCCCTATAAGGGATTGAAACCCATCTTTGGTGTTCCTATGCACAGAAGATTAAACCCGAGTTTGTAGCTTCCCTATAAGGGATTGAAACAGAAACCAGACTTTGGGGATAAAATCAATGTATACGGTTTGTAGCTTCCCTATAAGGGATTGAAACTATGTTTTCGGCGTTCCCTTGTTGCCTCTTCGTCTATCGTTTGTAGCTTCCCTATAAGGGATTGAAACAAAAGAGCCTGACGAGCAACTTCGCCGTTTTGTATCGTTTGTAGCTTCCCTATAAGGGATTGAAACCCCTTCGGAATCGTGGACCATTTCGTATTTAGCATCGTTTGTAGCTTCCCTATAAGGGATTGAAACACGCCATTCCGCTTTACGGCCTGAAGGATTCTTTCGTGTTTGTAGCTTCCCTATAAGGGATTGAAACGCTAAGAGTTGCTTCATGCGCTCAATCTCCGAGGAGTTTGTAGCTTCCCTATAAGGGATTGAAACCACTTTTCTCCTTCCACGGTGGCTCCCGGTCGAGCTTGTTTGTAGCTTCCCTATAAGGGATTGAAACCAGGATGAAGGCCTCAGGTTGAGCAATATCCATCGACGGTTTGTAGCTTCCCTATAAGGGATTGAAACCGATGAATGTGATGACGAAATCGAAAAAGCGTGGATGGTTTGTAGCTTCCCTATAAGGGATTGAAACTTCTCAAGGGTTTCTCAGATTGAGAAGCTCGATAAACGTTTGTAGCTTCCCTATAAGGGATTGAAACAAATCTATTACAGGGAGAAAGAGAGGCAAAAACAGCGTTTGTAGCTTCCCTATAAGGGATTGAAACCACCACAGCTCTATATCTGTGAATTCACTATCGGAAGGTTTGTAGCTTCCCTATAAGGGATTGAAACCTAGTTCTTTTAATTCATTGATGGATAATTGCATTGATGTTTGTAGCTTCCCTATAAGGGATTGAAACAATCTACATACAGACCCTCATGACAGCGAATGGGTTCGTTTGTAGCTTCCCTATAAGGGATTGAAACACCGATGAAGAAGGTCCTTC
This portion of the Thermatribacter velox genome encodes:
- a CDS encoding transposase; its protein translation is MERFSKAKEVVQFAGLSPQIEQSGKSRNRAWLSKRGNPYLRKLLFLCALTASRYNSQCRALYERLLGRGKPRKVALAASASKLLRQANASLKRGVPYDLHYLGEKRNVGLQRT